CAAAATTCTTAGTATTTGTTTTAGGTAACTTAATAATGCCCATACAAACTAAATTGAAGGAAGTTTTCTTTACATAgtttctactacctccgtttcatattataagactttttagcattacccgcattcatatagatgtcaatgaatctagacatatatagtATGAAGTACCTTTTTACCTGGTGAGCCTATCAACCACCCCAAATATCATTTTTCAGAGTTCTTGCCCCAACAGAGAGAAAcaatatgaaagtatatttacaATGACTACTGTTACATATTGGAAAAGGAATCGAATGGCAATGCACATGCATATAGCTATATCAAAATCCTTTTTTGCACGGAGATATATCAAAATATTCATACTAAAACCAGCAACGAAAATAATTTAtgtgaattaaaataaaaaaaagtggttTAGATAGTTAATTGTGGATTGAAGAAATAAATATAAGGATGCAATGGCAACACATATTCATTTTATATCTTCTATTATTCAGTATAGGAATGGTTTCAGATTTTTCAGGTTTTACAGatagaagcaataacaatattCCAATATAAACACGAGAGGAACACTCTTACTTGTTGGTGACATCTATAAACGGGAGGCACCAGGGTGTCAATTTAGCTTTCTAGCGTTCATGTCCTGCTTATAAAAATCATCCCAGCATTGTTGTTTGCCTGAATtagttgtagaaaaaaaatattattgaatGGATACACAAATTATCTCTAGAAAAATTCTGCACTACAAAAAATAGAAACATGATGTAGTATATCAATTTTAACATATAGAATCAATAAATCACACTAATCTGCTCTGCTTGCTGGGCCTCACAGCTCATAACAACAACAACCGCACATTTCTTCGGAAGTTTGATCATTGCAAGCATGTCATATGCTCTCTGTAAATGTAATGTGCATGGGTGTCATATCTAGTTGCTAttcaaaattcatataaaaaaatttatactgCACCACTGGGAGTTTATGAGTTACATATTTATGATAACTGTATCCAAATGagattataaatcattttcagATTACCTCTAATAGTAGTAGAGGCAGACCAATTCATTGCTCCATATGCTTCCTTTCTTCCGCTAGGACCGCTACCTGTACTCTCAATTCTTTTGAAGCCCTCATTCCTTTTGTCAGCAGTGAGGGAGGGATACTTCTTTCTAGCATGTTTTCTACTTAATTTGAGTCAACTTAAATTTTAGTTTCTACATGATGATGTtccataccttttttttttgggtggagGAGAGGTGTGGTAAGCAGAACAGAACATGACCGAAGAGGGAAAAGATCAGCTATAGGAAAGCATATTACCAGTgacatctatactaatataaaaaggagttcACCTCTAGCAATCCTACCGGACAAATCATCCATCTCATCTCATTCGTCCATCCGCCATCTCATCTAATCTCATCCGTCCATCGCTATCCCCTATCCTCCTCGCTGTAGGAAATCATCATCACCAATCCCACCTGATTCCTCTCCACCGCGCTTTCCGCCCGCGCGATGACTCCGCCGCTCGAATCCCTCCGCCTCCTCACTCCTCCTCGCTCCGCGGCTCCGCCCAAAtccccgctaccgccgccggTACGCCCTTGCCCCTCGCTCATCGCCACGATCTGCTCCGCCGGTGCCGCCACACTCACGCGCCCCTTCTCTTGCGAATATTCTCACGCACCCCCTCGCCCATCGCCCATCGCCGCGGTCCCCAATCCCCCGATGCTGCCTCTGCCCTCCTCTGTCTCGAACTCACCCGACGCTGCCGATCAGCTAATGCTCCACCGCCGAtgcccgacgccgtcgccgcactCCACTGCCGGACCAGCGCCCTCGCTGCCGCGCCTTGCCTCGCCAAACCTTCTCCCCGACGCCCCCCTCAATCCCTCATACCGCACCCCCAGCTTCGCCGCGGTCCAAACCGCCGGTTCACCCACGCCACCGGCCGCACTCC
The window above is part of the Oryza sativa Japonica Group chromosome 7, ASM3414082v1 genome. Proteins encoded here:
- the LOC4344322 gene encoding leucine-rich repeat extensin-like protein 5: MTPPLESLRLLTPPRSAAPPKSPLPPPVRPCPSLIATICSAGAATLTRPFSCEYSHAPPRPSPIAAVPNPPMLPLPSSVSNSPDAADQLMLHRRCPTPSPHSTAGPAPSLPRLASPNLLPDAPLNPSYRTPSFAAVQTAGSPTPPAALHPTFYPPLASPTAVGRTPIRRVHSTSHPCLPT